A stretch of DNA from Saccharomycodes ludwigii strain NBRC 1722 chromosome I, whole genome shotgun sequence:
GCTAAACAGACAACCAACAACACTATGACTATTACTCCTATTAAACCCGAGAACCATATTAATGCCGCTACAACTGACACTAATAACAAACTACCTATAGTAGACTGTGTAGCTAGAGCTAGAATACCCACAACAAATGGTCCCGAAATTTTCCTTCATTTATATAAGAATAATCAAGATGACAAAGAGCATTTGGCTATAGTTTTTGGAGAAGATATTAGATCAAGgtcattatttaaaagaaaaacaccTGACGAATCTCAAAAAGATAGAATGATCAGAGGTGCTTACTGTGGTAAATTATACCCCGGGAGAAACATCGCAGATGAGTATAGAGATCCTAAAACAAACGAACTATTGGAGAAACTCTATTTTGATAAAGAAAGTGGCGAATTACTATCTCCCAGTAACACAACTAATACGACTACATGGGATTCACAAAACCCCACTGTTGTTAGAATACATTCGGAATGCTATACTGGGGAAACCGCCTGGAGTGCAAGATGTGATTGCGGTGAACAATTTGATCGTGCAGGAGAATATATTACTAACGTGAACGGTGGTAATGGCCATGGTGTTATAGTGTATTTAAGGCAGGAGGGTAGAGGTATTGGTTTGagtgaaaaattaaaagccTACAACTTACAAGACCTAGGTGCTGATACTGTACAGGCTAATTTATTGTTGAAACATCCAGCAGATGCACGTGACTTTTCTATAGGTATTAGTATACTAGTTGATTTGGGAATACATAatgttaaattattaactaATAATCCTGATAAGATTAACCAAGTTGAATACCCACCGTTACTTCATGTTGTACAAAGAATACCAATGATACCTCTGTCTTGGACTAATTCTGAAAAAGGTGTTCACTCCAAAGAGGTGGACGGTTACTTAAGAACTAAGATCGTGAAAATGGGTCACTTGCTAAATGAGCCCATAAAGTTGCACGAACCCAAATAGCCTAGCgcatttttaaatagttaaaaaaaagaaaaagaaaaagaagaagaaagaaaaaaaaaaaaataggaCAGATCCGTACGCTACTTATAACATTGTATTGTTCGacaaaggaaaataaaaaaaaagaaaattttatatatatatatatagtctGTAACCTAGAATCAACCTATATACCACATAATTAGAAGTATTAATAGAAACGAGTGATAAAATCACGTCATTTTTACTACAACAAGCAGCAGATATAcatgcaaaaaaaaaaaaaaaaaaaaaaaaaggaaaaaaagttttatatgCACTTCTTGCCTTTTTCTAGATTAGACCCTTTAAATAAGTTAAAGCTTCCCCGCTAACACTAGCTAGAATTTCACCCTTACTAGTTGTAACCAAGGCTTTCCCCTCGTCATCGTCAGCAAATTTTGTGTTTAATTCTTCGCCTTTTagtttttcttgttttttaataaaatctaGGTATCCAGCCTTTGTAGTTAGTTCTACTGGCATTGAATTATAGAAAGATCCAGTAGATCCAACCAAGGAATTATTTGTATGTTTATATAAAGGAGGTTGTTGTACAATAAACGACGTGTCATCGTTGCCGGCAGTGCTTGGAGCGGTGCTATTGTTGTTTGAGGTGATTGTagtcattgttattattatgttaatatatttctcctttcttgtttttgtttttgtttttgtccTTGCTTGATTTTAAGGTATTGAAATTGTAATTAAATTCAGTTTTAAAAGTTGACAATAGTATAAGTTTAAAAGTACAAGTAATATGAAGAAAGTTAGGTTTTATATATCAAGGTATGAGGGACAAAGCGagatcaaaaaaaaaaaaaaaggggaaaagaTAGAAGTTACAAGAAGGTGAAATGTAGATCAAGTAAAATGTggattatatatttatacgAGTAAAAATACGTTGAAGTAAGTTTAAGTAGTAGATTACGCCACTTTGATTTGTAAAATACGGATAAGCTGTTAGTgggaataataaataaaatgtatataaacATTAACTCCTATCTATCGCCCccctctctctctctctctctctcccTATTATTAATTCTCTTACAAATATCTACATATATAATTCAATATTGATTTCattgatatttttccaTTTGATTCTATGGTGTTCTGTATCCCCTATATCTACGCACCCCAACTgcaatgatattattattcaaatcaGGAGCggataaagaagaaatgaaaaaaaagaaatgaaaaaataaaaactttaatcTAATTGTTAGTTGATACTACTCTACTCACGTGCATTCCATTATCCCCTCCCACTCCTTACCAGTTGATAAAACCGTTAATTAGTTACATGTAAGTATACTGTAATCAAATGCAGTCTTTCGTGTAAATTGGCAACTTGGCCGAGTGGTTAAGGCGAAAGATTAGAATCTTTCTAAAGTTTCATTTGGATGCTTCTGATTATCTTTTGGGCTCTGCCCGCGCAGGTTCGAGTCCTGCAGTTGTCGAtctaactttttctttttgtgtttttatacatatatatatttttttttcattattattattattaaacagCTTTATTACATATTAACACatgtatcttttttttttatttttttttttattttcttttctttatttcatttcatttcattttttgctTGCCATTATTGTTAACCTACTCTAACAATATACAAAATCATATATAGCTATACACTCATGAGATCTTATGACACATTCTATGAAGTTTTAACAAGTGAGAGTGATGTTTCAATCcaagagaaaataaaattattaatagatTTCAAAAGTCatgtaaaaaaagaatttgttGATGTTTCACTAGTCCCGCAATATTTTAAagctttattttattatttagaaaACACTATTGACAATAATAGCAAACATTGCCAGGATCCAcgtttattaaaattgtgTTATTCCTCATTTTGCCATTTAGTTAAAAGATGTTCTATGCAATCACCGTCATCCTTTACATTTATACTAATTAAAAGGATAATTATCATACTACTAGCCCATTTATATACTGTTACTAGTCCTCCTTCTAATGaccataataataataatcttgtATTGGATTTGAATAGTAAAAAGGCTTTAATTGGGATTTATTTAGTAAAAAAtgttgattttaataaagctATGCAGGAAATTTTAACCTTATCTCCAATAACGCACGGGCATGGTGGtaccactaataatatagtACTGAAAAGAAactttatatatttcattAATGAAATTATCAAATTAATTGAGCAGAATCATAAGGCTAGTAGTAATGATCTATTCATAAATAATAGCTCACAAGAATCTTTAAGGTTTTTGAATTCTTATAAGTTAAGTTTAGttgaaaatttgaaatatcCCG
This window harbors:
- the RIB1 gene encoding GTP cyclohydrolase II (similar to Saccharomyces cerevisiae YBL033C | RIB1 | RIBoflavin biosynthesis), whose amino-acid sequence is MTITPIKPENHINAATTDTNNKLPIVDCVARARIPTTNGPEIFLHLYKNNQDDKEHLAIVFGEDIRSRSLFKRKTPDESQKDRMIRGAYCGKLYPGRNIADEYRDPKTNELLEKLYFDKESGELLSPSNTTNTTTWDSQNPTVVRIHSECYTGETAWSARCDCGEQFDRAGEYITNVNGGNGHGVIVYLRQEGRGIGLSEKLKAYNLQDLGADTVQANLLLKHPADARDFSIGISILVDLGIHNVKLLTNNPDKINQVEYPPLLHVVQRIPMIPLSWTNSEKGVHSKEVDGYLRTKIVKMGHLLNEPIKLHEPK
- a CDS encoding uncharacterized protein (similar to Saccharomyces cerevisiae YBR085C-A | protein of unknown function), which codes for MTTITSNNNSTAPSTAGNDDTSFIVQQPPLYKHTNNSLVGSTGSFYNSMPVELTTKAGYLDFIKKQEKLKGEELNTKFADDDEGKALVTTSKGEILASVSGEALTYLKGLI